The genomic window CCCATTTTCTGGAGCTGGCGCAGCTGGGTCAGAAAATCATTCATATCAAATTTGCCAGAGGCCATGCGCTCGGCCATGCGCATTGCTTCTTCTTCTTCAATTGCCTCAGCTGCTTTTTCGACCAGGGCGACAACATCACCCATATCCAGAATGCGACCTGCCATACGGGAAGGGTCAAACGCTTCCAGCGCATCCAGCTTTTCCCCGACACCAACCAGCTTTACCGGGCATCCGGTGACATGTGTCATAGACAGCGCCGCGCCGCCTCTGGCATCACCATCAAGGCGGGTTAGCACAATGCCTGTAACAGACACAGCCTCATTAAAGGCTTCTGCGGTACGCACCGCATCCTGACCAGTCAGGCTATCTGCGACAAGTAAGGTTTCATGCGGGTTCACTGCAGCCTTAATCTCGCGTAATTCAGCCATAAGAGCTTCATCTATCGCCAGCCGGCCAGCCGTATCGAGAATCAATACATCATAGCCCTGCAGCTGGGCAGATTTCAGTGCCCTTTTAGCCAGCTGTACCGCTGTTTCAGTATCTGATTCGGGCAGAATCCCCGCTTCAACCTGTTCAGATAAAGCGCGAAGCTGTTCACGCGCAGCAGGCCGGATCAAATCCAAGCTGGCCAGCATGACCTTTTTTTTCTGTTTGGTCTGCAGATGAAGGGCTAATTTACCTGCGGTAGTTGTTTTACCTGAACCCTGAAGACCAGCCATCAAAATGACCGCGGGCGGCGTGACATCCACCATCAGTGGCTTGGCTTCACCACCCAGCATCTCCACCAGACCATCATTGACAATCTTTATCACCTGTTGGTCAGGACGGACAGATTTAAGAACTGCTGCCCCCACAGCCTTGTCACGGATGCTGTCCATAAAAGATTTGACAACCGGAAGCGCAACATCAGCATCCAGCAACGCCAGCCGGACTTCGCGCAGGGCGGCATTCACATCAGCCTCATTCAGCGTGCCCCGCTTACCAAGGCCGGAAAACACCGATTGCAGTTTGTCTTTCAGATTGTCAAACATATGTGCTTTCGTCTTACCTGATGACTGCCTGTTCCGAATTAGCCAAAAGCCAAACCAAAAAGGCGCCTGTGCTCGAAAACTTCAAGGACAGACGGAACCCGCTAAGGTCGTTAAAGGCTAATGATGCCAATGATGGAAGGTTTCTATCCCATTTTTGTGCCATTTGTCAAGTAAAATCTGGCTTCCTGTAGAAATTCCGGTTAGGCAGGTGAAGGGTTTAGGCTGTTTACGCTTTCCAGAGTGAGAGGATAATTGCGGGTATGTTTTTTATTCTGAGCAAGGTTCTGGCATTTGTGCTGAACTTTCATCTTCATGGATTTTATTGTCTGGTTGTTGCTGGATTACTTCGGTTTGCTGGTTTCAGAACAGCAACCAAGGCGGCACTTATATTAGCAGCTTGTCTTCCTGTAATTTATGGATTTACCTGGATTGGAAACCAGTTGCTGCGACCATTGGAGGATGCTTCCCATCCGCCTGAACAGGCAGAGTTGGCGGCAGCCGACGGGATAATTGTTCTTGCTGGCTTCACAGGCCGGCCTGTCGTGAGTGCTGAGCGAAACGAGCCACAGATAAATTCAGCAGGAGAACGCTTCTTGAAAGCTGTTGAACTCGCCCGTATATATCCAGATAAGCCGGTTTGGTTCGCAGGCTATTCAGGCCAACTCATTCCAAAGGGGTGGTCAGAAGAGAAAATTACTAAAGCGTTGCTGGACCAGTTAGGCCTAGATATCGAACGATTTTCCTTTGAAGCGGAAAGTCGAAACACTGCTGAGTCGGCAAAAAATATGTATCGCTTAACCCGGCCCTCAGCTCAGAGCCGTTGGGTTCTGATCACTTCAGCCACGCATATGAAACGGGCGGTTGCCAGCTTTAAAAAACAAGGCTGGACAAATCTGATTCCCTATCCGGTAGATTTTATTACCCGGCCCCACGCACATGCTGCTGGTTTTAGTTTGTCCGCAGGACCATCGTTAATCAGAACAGCCTTGTATGAACATATCGGCTATTTCGCCTATTGGCTGACCGGGCGGATTTAAACCAGCCAGACTTTTGTCAGCTTTGTTCGTCATCATCAGGCGCCAGGCCGACCAAGGCACGGGCAAAATCCTTTGCAGTAAAGGCTTGCAGATCATCTGCTGCCTCACCCACACCGATCATATGGACAGGCAAGCCAAATTCCTTGGCAAGTGCAACCACCACACCGCCCTTTGCACTGCCGTCAAGTTTGGTAATAATCAGCCCTGTAAGATCTGCACAAGCCTGAAACGCCTTTACCTGAGAGAGCGCATTCTGGCCAACCGTTCCGTCAAGAACGATCAGGCTGTCATGAGGGGCGTCAGGGATCAATTTGCGAATCACCCGAATAATTTTCGCCAGCTCATCCATCAGCTCTTGGCGGTTCTGCAACCGGCCGGCTGTGTCGATGATCAGCACATCTGTACCAGCTGTCTTGGCCTCTTCAATCGCCCGATAGGCCAGTGCAGCAGCATCACCGCCACGTTCGCCGGAAATCACCGGGGTGTCTGTGCGCAGACCCCAGCCCGCCAGCTGTTCAATCGCCGCCGCCCGGAAAGTATCAGCTGCCGCCAACATCACAGACTTGCCTTGCGTCTGGAAGCGGGCGGCCAGCTTTCCTGCTGTGGTGGTTTTGCCAGACCCGTTCACGCCAACCATCAAGATAATATGAGGATGATGTTCACCAGTGACAGATAATGGTTGTTCTACGGGGGCCAAAATCTCTGCTAGATGGGTGCTCAGGACCGCCCTAAAGCTGTCTGGGGTCACGTCTGCCTGCCAGTTATGGCGGCGTAAGGCCTCGGCAATGTCAGCCGCTGCTGCCACACCAATATCTGCCATAATCAGCGCATCTTCGAGTTCTTCCAGGGAAGCGGCATCTATCTTTTCCTTACCAAACAGGCGAGTCAGTCCAGACAGGTTCAGCGTGACTTTTTCAGATGATTTCCGCAAACCTGATGTCAGTTTTTTCAGCCAACTCATCTTCTAACCCTTTTTGCTTCTTAAAACCTGTTAAAGCTGATGTTCACAGAGCAGTGGTGAGACATATACAAGGCTATCTTCGGCTCGGTCTATCTGCACCGCAACAAGCTCACCAGAATTTATCTGACCTGTTGGCCTGCCTGCCTGGCCGGAGGTAAGCCTGGCTTTTTCATAGCCAGATAGATAGCCTTTCGCACCAGCTTCAACAAGCAGCATATCGGATGTACCCACGCGCCGGGCCAAATGCGCAGCCAGTTGTTTGTCACCAACGGCTTTGACCTCTGCCACACGCTGTTTAATCACAGAACGGTCAAGTTGCGGCATATTGGCAGCCGGCGTGCCCTCGCGCGGCGAATATCCAAAAACATGCAAATGGGTCAAACCTGCTGTGGTGATCAGCTCAAGGGTATTCTGATGCGCCTGTTCAGTTTCGGTTGGAAAGCCAGCAATCAGATCTGCCCCGAAAACCACATCCGGACGGCGACGACGTGCTTCTTCACAGAACCGAAGCACATCACGGGCCAGATGCCGGCGTTTCATACGTTTGAGAATCAAATCATCACCATGCTGAACCGATAAATGCAAATGCGGCATCAACCGGGCATGGGCTTCAAGAGCAGACATCAGATAATGATCCGGTTCAGCCGGATCAAGCGAGGACAGGCGCAGACGCGGTAATTCAGGCACAGCCTGCAAAATCGCTAAGACCAGCTGACCAAGGCGCGGCTGACCAGGCAAATCCTGGCCCCAGCTGGTAATATCCACACCAGACAGGACAATTTCACGGGTGCCGCCTGCGACCATCTTCTTCACTGCAGCAATCACGTCCTCTGCCAGCACTGAGCGTGAATTGCCCCGTCCATACGGAATAATACAGAACGTACAACGATGATCACAGCCCTGTTGAACCTGCAAAAAGCCACGTGTGTGATCATCAAACCCGTCCAGCAAATGACTGGCAACATCTTCAGCTTCCATGATTGAACTGACCTGGTGCGGGGCAAGGCGATCGGCGGCAAGGGCAGACCATGTATCCGGCGTCATTTTATCCTGATTACCCAACACGCCGTCCACTTCAGGCAGGCTGGCCCACCTGTCGGGGTCAATCTGAACCGCACAACCGGTCGCAATAATCCTTGCATCAGGTCGTTCACGTTTTATCTTCCGGATTTCCTGACGGGCTTGTTTTTCAGCTTCAGAAGTGACCGCACAGGTATTGACCACCACCACATCATTCAAGCCAGCGGCTTCGGCATGTCTGCGCATTACTTCTGATTCCCAGATATTAATCCGGCAGCCAAAGGTGCGGATGTCAGGTCTGTTCTGGCGGCTCACCTGTTTACGCTCCGGCAGCAAGTGAAGGGGTGTTGAAAAGTGCGGCAGGCACGATTCCCTGCGCCACATAGCTGGCCGGACCGGTCATTACGACATGGCCGTCACCCCCCCGCCGCCAGCAAATCTGTAGCGCCCCGCCATCAAGATGGATTATCACCTCATTTTCAGTCAGCCCGCGACGCACAGCAGCCACAGCAGCTGCACAGGCCCCGGACCCGCACGCCATCGTCACCCCGGCCCCGCGCTCCCACACCCGCATACGGATGGTCTGGCGATCCAGAATTTGAATAAATTCAATATTTGCCCGATCAGCAAACAGTTCATGATGCTCTGCCAGAGGACCCCATTTTGCAAGATCAACTGCGTCTGCATCATCAACAAAGAAAACCGCATGCGGATTACCAACAGACACTAAGGTCGCGAGGCCAAAATCAGCCAGTCCCAGATCAACAGACAGCGTGTCCACTCGCTCTGTGGTGGGAATATCGGTCCAGTCAGTGAAAACCGGGCCCATGTCCGCGCTGATGATTTCACTTGCTTTATCCGCACGCCAACCGGTCAAGTGACCCGCAACTGTCTCAATGCCGATGTGATCAGCACCAGTTTGATCCATCACCAGCCGCGCCACGCAGCGTGTTCCATTTCCGCATGCTCCGGCTGGGCTGCCATCTGCGTTGAACATATCAAGGCGGATCGTCTGCGGAGTATCAGACCGGCGAATCACCAAAATCTGATCACATCCCAGTCCCAAACGCCGATCCGCCAAAAGGCGCATCTGATCAGCATCTGGCATCAGCTGGCCATCACGGCTGTCCAGTACAATGAAATCATTGCCCAGCCCGTGCATTTTATAAAAAGACAGATCAGTTCTTGTGGTCATAGTCACTTAAGTTCTGGCAAAAGGTGCCCATATCATAGCAGAAAGTCAGCAAAATAGCGATATCAGAGCGAGAGGGTCATGGTGAGAGGCACATGATCAGACGGTTTTTCAGCCCCGCGCGCAGCCC from SAR116 cluster alpha proteobacterium HIMB100 includes these protein-coding regions:
- a CDS encoding MiaB-like tRNA modifying enzyme (PFAM: Radical SAM superfamily; Uncharacterized protein family UPF0004~TIGRFAM: MiaB-like tRNA modifying enzyme; radical SAM methylthiotransferase, MiaB/RimO family) encodes the protein MRRHAEAAGLNDVVVVNTCAVTSEAEKQARQEIRKIKRERPDARIIATGCAVQIDPDRWASLPEVDGVLGNQDKMTPDTWSALAADRLAPHQVSSIMEAEDVASHLLDGFDDHTRGFLQVQQGCDHRCTFCIIPYGRGNSRSVLAEDVIAAVKKMVAGGTREIVLSGVDITSWGQDLPGQPRLGQLVLAILQAVPELPRLRLSSLDPAEPDHYLMSALEAHARLMPHLHLSVQHGDDLILKRMKRRHLARDVLRFCEEARRRRPDVVFGADLIAGFPTETEQAHQNTLELITTAGLTHLHVFGYSPREGTPAANMPQLDRSVIKQRVAEVKAVGDKQLAAHLARRVGTSDMLLVEAGAKGYLSGYEKARLTSGQAGRPTGQINSGELVAVQIDRAEDSLVYVSPLLCEHQL
- a CDS encoding diaminopimelate epimerase (PFAM: Diaminopimelate epimerase~TIGRFAM: diaminopimelate epimerase); this encodes MTTRTDLSFYKMHGLGNDFIVLDSRDGQLMPDADQMRLLADRRLGLGCDQILVIRRSDTPQTIRLDMFNADGSPAGACGNGTRCVARLVMDQTGADHIGIETVAGHLTGWRADKASEIISADMGPVFTDWTDIPTTERVDTLSVDLGLADFGLATLVSVGNPHAVFFVDDADAVDLAKWGPLAEHHELFADRANIEFIQILDRQTIRMRVWERGAGVTMACGSGACAAAVAAVRRGLTENEVIIHLDGGALQICWRRGGDGHVVMTGPASYVAQGIVPAALFNTPSLAAGA
- a CDS encoding hypothetical protein (PFAM: DUF218 domain) yields the protein MFFILSKVLAFVLNFHLHGFYCLVVAGLLRFAGFRTATKAALILAACLPVIYGFTWIGNQLLRPLEDASHPPEQAELAAADGIIVLAGFTGRPVVSAERNEPQINSAGERFLKAVELARIYPDKPVWFAGYSGQLIPKGWSEEKITKALLDQLGLDIERFSFEAESRNTAESAKNMYRLTRPSAQSRWVLITSATHMKRAVASFKKQGWTNLIPYPVDFITRPHAHAAGFSLSAGPSLIRTALYEHIGYFAYWLTGRI
- a CDS encoding signal recognition particle protein (PFAM: SRP54-type protein, GTPase domain; SRP54-type protein, helical bundle domain; Signal peptide binding domain~TIGRFAM: signal recognition particle protein), with the protein product MFDNLKDKLQSVFSGLGKRGTLNEADVNAALREVRLALLDADVALPVVKSFMDSIRDKAVGAAVLKSVRPDQQVIKIVNDGLVEMLGGEAKPLMVDVTPPAVILMAGLQGSGKTTTAGKLALHLQTKQKKKVMLASLDLIRPAAREQLRALSEQVEAGILPESDTETAVQLAKRALKSAQLQGYDVLILDTAGRLAIDEALMAELREIKAAVNPHETLLVADSLTGQDAVRTAEAFNEAVSVTGIVLTRLDGDARGGAALSMTHVTGCPVKLVGVGEKLDALEAFDPSRMAGRILDMGDVVALVEKAAEAIEEEEAMRMAERMASGKFDMNDFLTQLRQLQKMGGLGSLLGMLPGLGKMQKQIAAAGVDDSMIKRQEAIILSMNKRERKQVALLNASRRKRIAAGSGTSVQDVNKLVKQYQDMARMMKKMGTKSGAAAMKAMLGGGMGGSGGMGGMPSAEQMQQLSQQMGKSGNPLGGMGGGKLPNPFGSGSLPGLGGFPGRKK
- a CDS encoding signal recognition particle-docking protein FtsY (PFAM: SRP54-type protein, GTPase domain; SRP54-type protein, helical bundle domain~TIGRFAM: signal recognition particle-docking protein FtsY), with product MSWLKKLTSGLRKSSEKVTLNLSGLTRLFGKEKIDAASLEELEDALIMADIGVAAAADIAEALRRHNWQADVTPDSFRAVLSTHLAEILAPVEQPLSVTGEHHPHIILMVGVNGSGKTTTAGKLAARFQTQGKSVMLAAADTFRAAAIEQLAGWGLRTDTPVISGERGGDAAALAYRAIEEAKTAGTDVLIIDTAGRLQNRQELMDELAKIIRVIRKLIPDAPHDSLIVLDGTVGQNALSQVKAFQACADLTGLIITKLDGSAKGGVVVALAKEFGLPVHMIGVGEAADDLQAFTAKDFARALVGLAPDDDEQS